The genomic interval CTCACATCGACTCGGGCAAGACGACGCTCTCCGAGCGCATCCTGTTCTATACGGGCAAGATCCACGAGATCCACGAGGTCCGCGGCAAGGACGGCGTGGGCGCGGTGATGGACTCGATGGACCTGGAGCGTGAGAAGGGCATCACGATCCAGTCGGCCGCGACGTACGCGATGTGGGGCGACTACAACATCAACCTCATCGACACGCCGGGACACGTGGACTTCACCATCGAGGTGGAGCGCTCCCTGCGCGTTCTCGACGGCGCCATCCTGGTGCTCTGCTCGGTGTCTGGCGTGCAGTCCCAGTCCATCACGGTGGACCGGCAGATGAAGCGCTACCGCGTTCCGCGCATCGCGTTCGTCAACAAGATGGACCGCGCTGGCGCGAACTATGACCGCGTGGCCGCGCAGCTGAAGGAGAAGCTGTCGCACCACCCCGTGAAGCTGCAGCTGCCCATCGGCGCCGAGGACCGCTTCAAGGGCCTGGTCGACCTCATCCAGATGCGGGCGTTCTACTTTGACGGTGAGAACGGCGAGAAGATCCGCGAGGAGGAGATCCCCGCCGAGCTGCTGGACGAGGCCAAGGCGCGCCGTCAGCAGATGATCGAGGGCGTGGCCGAGGTCGACGACCAGCTCGGTGAGCTGTTCCTGTCGGACGCCGCCATCCCGAACGACGCCATCATCGCCGCCATCCGCCGGGCCACCATCAGCCTGAAGATGACGCCGGTCATGTGCGGCTCCGCTTACAAGAACAAGGGCGTGCAGCTGCTCCTGAACGCCGTCTGTGGCTACCTCCCGAACCCCAAGGAGGCGACCAACGAGGCGCTGGACCAGAAGAACAACGAGGCGAAGGTCATCCTCGAGTCGGACCCGGAGAAGCCCTTCGTCGGTCTGGCGTTCAAGCTGGAGGACGGTCGCTACGGTCAGCTGACGTACATGCGCGTCTACCAGGGCCGCGTGTCCAAGGGTGACTTCATCGTCAACCAGGTGAACCAGAAGAAGGTCAAGGTTCCGCGCATTGTTCGGATGAACTCGAACAAGATGGACGACATCAACGACGCCACGGCCGGCGACATCGTCGCGCTGTTCGGCATCGAGTGCGCCTCGGGCGACACGTTCACCGACGGCTCGGTGAACTACACGATGACGTCCATGCACGTCCCGGACGCGGTGATTTCGCTCGCCGTGGAGCCCAAGGACCGCTCCGCGCTGCAGAACTTCTCCAAGGCGCTCAACCGCTTCACGAAGGAAGACCCCACCTTCCGCGTGCACCGCGATGAAGAGTCCGGTCAGACCATCATCCGCGGCATGGGTGAGCTGCACCTGGAGATCTACATCGAGCGCATGAAGCGCGAGTACCAGTGCGAGGTCAAGGCGGGTAAGCCCCAGGTGGCCTACCGCGAGACCATCAGCCAGAAGGGCGAGTTCTTCTACACGCACAAGAAGCAGACCGGTGGCTCCGGTCAGTTCGCGCGCGTGTGCGGCTACATCGAGCCGCTGCCCTCGGACGCCGTGCAGCAGTACGAGTTCGTGGATGACATCGTCGGTGGCTCCATCCCCCGCGAGTTCATCCCGGCGTGCGACAAGGGCTTCACCGAGGCCGTCAAGAAGGGCAGCCTCATCGGCTTCCCCGTCGTCGGTGTGCGCGTCGTCATCAACGACGGTGCGTTCCACGCGGTCGACTCGTCCGAAATGGCGTTCAAGACGGCCGCCATCATGGGCTTCCGCGAGGGCTACGCCGCCGCCAAGCCCATCATCCTCGAGCCGATGATGAAGGTGGAGGTGACGGCGCCGGAAGACTTCCAGGGCTCCGTCGTCGGCCAGCTCAACCAGCGCCGCGGCACCATCCTCTCCACGGAGACCGCCGAGGGCTACGTGACGGCGGTGGCCGAGGTTCCGCTGAACACGATGTTCGGCTACTCCACGGACCTTCGCTCCGCGACGCAGGGCAAGGGCGAGTTCACGATGGAGTTCGCCAAGTACACGCCGGTGCCGCGCAACGAGTCCGAGGCCCTGATGGCCGCGTACAAGGAGAAGCAGGCGGCGGAGCAGGCGGCGCGCAAGTAGTCCGCGCCATCTCGACGTCCAGGCTGTAAGGAAGGCGCTCCTCTTCAGTGAGGGGCGCCTTTCGCCTTTCCAGGAGACACAGACACCGTGACGCTGCTTCGCGCCGCCAACGTCCAGCTCAGCTTCGGCAGCCGCACCGTCTTCCAGGGCCTCACCTTCACGATTGAAGAGGGCGAGCGCGTGGGCCTGGTGGGCGTCAACGGCTCCGGCAAGTCGTCCCTGATGAAGATTCTCGCGGGCGCCGCGCGCGCGGACACCGGGGAGCTCCAGCTGCGCCGCCAGGCCCGCGTCACGTACCTGCCGCAGGAGCCGGAGTTCGCCGAGGGCGCCACGGTGGCCTCGGAGCTGTCCGTGGCGCAGGGGCCGCTGCGCGAGGCGATGGCCGCCCAGGCGGACCTGGCGAAGCGGCTGGAGTCCACACCCGCGGCCGCCCAGGAGAAGCTCCTGGAGCAGCTGGCCCAAGTCTCTGACCGCATCGAGCAGATGGGCGGCTGGGACACCGAGCACCACGCCAAGACGCTGTTGGACCGGTTGGGCGTGAAGGACTGGGACCGCCCCGTGGCGCAGCTCTCCGGTGGCCTGCGCAAGCGCGTGGCCATCGCCCGGGCCCTGCTCACGCGGCCGGACCTGCTGCTGCTCGACGAGCCCACCAACCACCTGGACGCGGACACCGTGGACTGGCTGGAGGAGGAGCTGGACAAGCTCCCCGGCGCGCTGCTGCTCGTCACCCACGACCGCTACTTCCTGGACGGGCTGGTGGACCGCATCGTCGAAATCAACCCCGGCGAGGGCGTCACGTCCTATCCCGGCAACTACCAGGCCTACGTGGAGCAGAAGCTGGTGGCGCAGGAGAACGCCGAAATCGCGCAGCACAAGCGCGAGCGGTGGATTGCGCAGGAAGTGGCGTGGCTGCGCCGGGGCCCGGAGGCGCGGCGCACCAAGAGCAAGGCGCGCATCGAGCGGGCGCAGAAGCTGATGGCGGAGAAGGGCTTCCAGCGGCCCAAGGTGGCGGACCTGCGGGTGATGGCCGCGCCCCGCCTGGGCCACACCGTCATCGAGTCGGAAGGACTGGAGAAGTCCTTCGGTGAGCGCAAGGTGCTCAGCAACGTGGACTTCCGCCTGCAGCGCGGCGAGCGCGTGGGCCTCGTCGGCCCCAACGGCGTGGGCAAGACGACCTTCCTGCGTGTGCTGTTGGGCGAGCTGCCTCCGGATGGCGGCAAGCTCGTCATCGGGAAGAACACCAAGGTGGCGTACTACGACCAGAACCGGGCGCAGCTGGACCCGGAGCTGACGGTGTACGACGCGGCCTCGCAGGGCGAGGACTGGGTGGAGCTGGGGGACCAGAAGGTGGCCCTGCGCGACTACCTGGATGACCTGCTGTTCCCCGTGCCCATGCAGCGCATGAAGGTGAAGGCCCTGTCCGGTGGCGAGCGCAACCGGCTGCTCCTGGCGCGGCTGTTCCTGGAGGGCGCCAACGTGCTGGTGCTGGACGAGCCCACGAACGACCTGGACATCGTCACCCTCAACGTCCTGGAGCGGCTGCTGTTGGACTTCGGCGGCAGCACGCTGCTCGTCACGCACGACCGGTACTTCCTCGACAAGGTGGCCACCAGCATCCTCACCTTCGAGGGCGAGGGACGCGTCACCCGCTACGAGGGCAACTACGCGATGTACCGCCGCCTCAAGGAGCAAGCGGACGCGCAGGCCGCCGCGGCGACTCCGGCGGCGAAGGCCGCGCCCAAGAAGGAAGAGCCCCCTGCCCCGCCCAAGCAGGCGCGCAAGCCCGGCAAGCTCTCCTACAAGGACCAGCGGGAGCTGGACGGCATGGAGGCCACCATCGAAGCGGCGGAGACGCGCAAGGCCAGCCTGGAGGCCCAGCTCGCCGACCCGGCCATCTACAGCAACGGCGGCAAGGTGGCCGAAATCCAGAAGGACCTGGACGCAGCCATCGCGGAGGTGGACCGCCTCTACGTGCGCTGGCAGGAGCTCCAGGACCTGGCGGCGGGCGGCGCGGCCTGAGTGCCCGCCGCACCGGGCCTCTCTCGACAGGAGGGGCCCGGCCCAACGCCGCTCAGTCGTACTTGAGCGCGATGAGGGGGTCCACGCGCGAGGCGCGCAGGGCCGGCACACACGTGGCGACGAACCCCACGCCGAGCAGCAACAGCGGCGCGGCGGCGAACGCCCACGGGTCCAGCGCGCTCACGCCGTGCACCAGCCCGGAGACCAGCCGCGTCAGCCCCAGCGCACCCACGAAGCCCAGCGCCACGCCCGCGCCCACCGCGCCCAGGCCCTGCGTCAGCACCAACCGCACCACCTCCGCGCGAGTGGCGCCCAGCGCCAGCCGCACGCCCATCTCCCGCGTGCGTTGGCTCACCAGATAGGACAACACGCCGTAGATGCCCACCGCGGCCAGCACCAGCGCCAGCGCGGCCATCACCCCCAGGAGCACCATGTTGAAGCGCTGCGAGCCCAACGTGCCCTCCACGAAGTC from Myxococcus stipitatus carries:
- the fusA gene encoding elongation factor G, whose translation is MAANAPIEKIRNIGISAHIDSGKTTLSERILFYTGKIHEIHEVRGKDGVGAVMDSMDLEREKGITIQSAATYAMWGDYNINLIDTPGHVDFTIEVERSLRVLDGAILVLCSVSGVQSQSITVDRQMKRYRVPRIAFVNKMDRAGANYDRVAAQLKEKLSHHPVKLQLPIGAEDRFKGLVDLIQMRAFYFDGENGEKIREEEIPAELLDEAKARRQQMIEGVAEVDDQLGELFLSDAAIPNDAIIAAIRRATISLKMTPVMCGSAYKNKGVQLLLNAVCGYLPNPKEATNEALDQKNNEAKVILESDPEKPFVGLAFKLEDGRYGQLTYMRVYQGRVSKGDFIVNQVNQKKVKVPRIVRMNSNKMDDINDATAGDIVALFGIECASGDTFTDGSVNYTMTSMHVPDAVISLAVEPKDRSALQNFSKALNRFTKEDPTFRVHRDEESGQTIIRGMGELHLEIYIERMKREYQCEVKAGKPQVAYRETISQKGEFFYTHKKQTGGSGQFARVCGYIEPLPSDAVQQYEFVDDIVGGSIPREFIPACDKGFTEAVKKGSLIGFPVVGVRVVINDGAFHAVDSSEMAFKTAAIMGFREGYAAAKPIILEPMMKVEVTAPEDFQGSVVGQLNQRRGTILSTETAEGYVTAVAEVPLNTMFGYSTDLRSATQGKGEFTMEFAKYTPVPRNESEALMAAYKEKQAAEQAARK
- the abc-f gene encoding ribosomal protection-like ABC-F family protein, with protein sequence MTLLRAANVQLSFGSRTVFQGLTFTIEEGERVGLVGVNGSGKSSLMKILAGAARADTGELQLRRQARVTYLPQEPEFAEGATVASELSVAQGPLREAMAAQADLAKRLESTPAAAQEKLLEQLAQVSDRIEQMGGWDTEHHAKTLLDRLGVKDWDRPVAQLSGGLRKRVAIARALLTRPDLLLLDEPTNHLDADTVDWLEEELDKLPGALLLVTHDRYFLDGLVDRIVEINPGEGVTSYPGNYQAYVEQKLVAQENAEIAQHKRERWIAQEVAWLRRGPEARRTKSKARIERAQKLMAEKGFQRPKVADLRVMAAPRLGHTVIESEGLEKSFGERKVLSNVDFRLQRGERVGLVGPNGVGKTTFLRVLLGELPPDGGKLVIGKNTKVAYYDQNRAQLDPELTVYDAASQGEDWVELGDQKVALRDYLDDLLFPVPMQRMKVKALSGGERNRLLLARLFLEGANVLVLDEPTNDLDIVTLNVLERLLLDFGGSTLLVTHDRYFLDKVATSILTFEGEGRVTRYEGNYAMYRRLKEQADAQAAAATPAAKAAPKKEEPPAPPKQARKPGKLSYKDQRELDGMEATIEAAETRKASLEAQLADPAIYSNGGKVAEIQKDLDAAIAEVDRLYVRWQELQDLAAGGAA